A region from the Pseudomonadota bacterium genome encodes:
- a CDS encoding cupin domain-containing protein, which produces MAALPLPAGRLSAQAFETDEVELRYYAPRGIDQQTPHDRDELYFVIAGSGTFVRAGTAVKFGPGDALFAAAGEIHRFEDFSDDFATWVVFYGARKT; this is translated from the coding sequence ATGGCGGCCTTGCCCTTGCCGGCAGGCCGCTTGTCCGCCCAGGCGTTCGAAACCGACGAGGTTGAGCTGCGCTATTACGCTCCGCGCGGCATTGATCAGCAGACGCCGCATGATCGCGACGAACTGTACTTCGTCATCGCCGGCAGCGGGACTTTCGTTCGCGCCGGCACGGCAGTGAAATTCGGGCCGGGCGATGCTTTGTTCGCGGCTGCCGGTGAAATCCATCGCTTCGAGGATTTCAGCGACGACTTCGCGACCTGGGTGGTGTTCTACGGCGCGCGGAAAACATAA
- a CDS encoding NAD(P)/FAD-dependent oxidoreductase produces the protein MSSNPKSVPAKARADAPRDYEVIVIGAGVAGIYQIKRLADLGVKATLLEAYSDLGGTWFNNRYPGARFDSESFTYGYSFSKELLDEWDWSEWYSPQPETLRYLNYVADKFDLRKFMQFNCRVASMHFNDDADTWTLTLTDGRKLTTRFVVTALGVLSIPTRPNFPGMETFKGLSFHPFDWPHDQPDLSGKRVAIIGTGATAIQIIPEVAKVASKLTVFQRRPNWAAPLNNAKIDKAEMAKIRARYDEIFAACARTPGGFEHEPDRRGFYEVTPAERRELWDKLYDGPGFGIWLQNFVEIFTDEKANAEFSAYIAERIRQRVKDPVLAEKLIPKDHGFGIQRVPLETGYFETYNRDNVELVDSAQTPIKTITPAGLDTSDRSFEFDVIIYSTGFDAFTGAFDQIDIRGAGGVKLRDKWAAGPSTFMGLMVSGMPNLVMLAGPQHASTNFPRGAELAVDWVTPFLEYLWKHGYTRFDAREEAEAAWVQHVKDMYQGLLMGKAKSWITGYNANLPGHEYGKTRYNIYAGGGPKYARTIARCAEQGYEGVDLS, from the coding sequence ATGAGTTCGAACCCGAAATCCGTCCCCGCTAAAGCGCGCGCCGATGCGCCGCGCGATTACGAGGTCATCGTCATTGGTGCCGGCGTGGCCGGCATCTACCAGATCAAACGCCTCGCCGACCTCGGCGTGAAAGCCACGCTGCTGGAGGCGTACAGCGATCTCGGCGGCACCTGGTTCAACAACCGCTACCCCGGCGCGCGCTTCGACTCCGAGAGCTTCACCTACGGCTACTCGTTCTCCAAGGAACTGCTGGACGAGTGGGACTGGAGCGAATGGTATTCGCCGCAGCCCGAGACGCTGCGCTATCTCAACTACGTCGCCGACAAGTTCGATTTGCGGAAATTCATGCAATTCAACTGCCGCGTGGCGAGCATGCACTTCAACGACGACGCCGACACCTGGACCTTGACCCTCACCGACGGCCGCAAGCTCACCACGCGCTTCGTGGTCACCGCGCTCGGCGTGCTGTCCATCCCCACGCGCCCGAATTTCCCCGGCATGGAGACCTTCAAGGGGCTGTCTTTCCATCCCTTCGACTGGCCGCACGATCAGCCCGATCTGAGCGGCAAGCGCGTGGCCATCATCGGCACCGGCGCCACCGCCATCCAGATCATTCCCGAAGTGGCCAAGGTGGCGAGCAAGCTGACGGTCTTCCAGCGCCGTCCGAACTGGGCGGCGCCGCTCAACAACGCCAAGATAGACAAGGCCGAGATGGCGAAGATCCGCGCGCGCTACGACGAGATCTTCGCGGCCTGTGCGCGCACCCCGGGCGGCTTCGAACACGAACCCGACAGGCGCGGCTTCTACGAAGTGACGCCCGCAGAGCGTCGCGAACTGTGGGACAAACTCTACGACGGCCCGGGCTTCGGCATCTGGCTGCAGAACTTCGTCGAGATCTTCACCGACGAAAAGGCCAACGCGGAATTCTCCGCCTACATCGCCGAGCGCATTCGTCAGCGCGTGAAAGACCCGGTGCTGGCCGAGAAGCTCATTCCCAAGGATCACGGCTTCGGCATCCAGCGTGTGCCGCTCGAAACCGGCTACTTCGAAACCTACAACCGTGACAACGTCGAGCTGGTCGATTCAGCGCAAACGCCGATCAAGACCATCACGCCCGCCGGCCTCGACACCAGCGACCGCAGTTTCGAATTCGACGTCATCATCTATTCCACCGGCTTCGATGCCTTCACCGGCGCGTTCGATCAAATAGACATCCGCGGCGCCGGCGGCGTGAAGCTGCGCGACAAGTGGGCGGCGGGGCCCAGCACCTTCATGGGCCTCATGGTCAGCGGCATGCCGAACCTCGTGATGCTGGCCGGCCCGCAGCACGCGTCCACCAATTTCCCGCGTGGCGCCGAACTCGCGGTCGACTGGGTCACGCCTTTCCTCGAATACCTGTGGAAGCACGGCTACACGCGCTTCGACGCGCGCGAGGAAGCGGAAGCGGCGTGGGTGCAGCACGTCAAGGACATGTACCAGGGCTTGCTGATGGGCAAGGCCAAGAGCTGGATCACCGGCTACAACGCCAACCTGCCCGGTCATGAATACGGCAAGACCCGCTACAACATCTATGCCGGCGGCGGACCGAAGTACGCGCGCACCATTGCGCGCTGCGCGGAGCAGGGTTACGAGGGCGTGGATTTGTCCTAA
- a CDS encoding Fic family protein: MSASPCEVPSRIEPCFVAQAGGDLLDLLTELPARAGQLGARLHPRTAASLASLVRVMNCYYSNLIEGHNTRPRDIERALANEFDTDETRRNLQIEARAHIRLQELIDRDHASGTLADPVSVEFIQRLHRDFYLDAPESLLRVRGKDQDCMMTPGEFRHDQSQDVIVGRHLAPSGRAVGAFMEYFSQRYAFTRLSAAQRILGLPAAHHRLNYIHPFPDGNGRVSRLVSHAMALQAGIGAHGLWSISRGLARGLADAGEYKRMMDHADTPRQSDLDGRGNLSESALVDFSTWFLNICLDQVLFMSDLFDIDGLTGRLRGYASVAGWRAEAGTLLTEVFHRGEIARGDVQVITGLGERTARTLLADLLKDGILASSSEKGAVFLHFPVEGRDLLFPRLFVGV; this comes from the coding sequence ATGTCAGCCTCCCCGTGCGAAGTGCCAAGCCGCATCGAACCCTGTTTCGTGGCGCAGGCCGGCGGTGACCTTCTGGATCTGCTGACGGAGTTGCCGGCCCGCGCCGGTCAACTCGGCGCCCGTCTTCATCCGCGCACTGCCGCGAGCCTGGCGAGCCTGGTGCGCGTGATGAACTGCTACTACTCCAACCTTATTGAAGGCCACAACACGCGGCCGCGCGACATCGAGCGGGCCTTGGCCAATGAATTCGACACGGACGAGACGCGACGCAATCTTCAAATTGAAGCCCGCGCCCACATTCGCCTGCAGGAGCTCATCGACCGCGATCACGCGTCGGGCACCTTGGCCGACCCGGTGAGCGTCGAATTCATCCAGCGCCTGCATCGAGATTTCTACCTCGATGCACCCGAGTCCCTGCTGCGTGTTCGGGGCAAGGACCAAGACTGCATGATGACGCCTGGGGAGTTTCGTCACGACCAAAGCCAGGACGTCATCGTTGGCCGCCACCTGGCACCCAGCGGGAGAGCCGTGGGCGCATTCATGGAATATTTCTCACAGCGCTACGCCTTCACGCGTCTCAGCGCCGCGCAGCGAATACTCGGACTGCCGGCAGCCCATCATCGTTTGAATTACATCCATCCCTTTCCGGACGGCAATGGCCGGGTGAGCCGCCTCGTCAGCCATGCCATGGCCCTCCAGGCCGGCATAGGCGCGCACGGGCTATGGTCGATTTCGCGAGGCTTGGCGCGCGGTCTGGCGGACGCGGGCGAATACAAACGCATGATGGACCACGCCGATACGCCACGGCAAAGCGATCTCGACGGCCGCGGCAACCTGTCCGAGAGCGCACTGGTCGATTTCTCGACTTGGTTCCTGAATATTTGCCTGGACCAGGTGCTTTTCATGAGCGACCTGTTCGATATCGACGGTCTCACGGGACGCCTGCGAGGGTATGCCAGCGTCGCGGGCTGGAGGGCGGAGGCCGGCACCTTGCTGACCGAGGTCTTTCATCGCGGCGAGATCGCGCGCGGCGACGTTCAGGTGATCACCGGCCTCGGTGAGCGCACCGCGCGAACCTTGCTCGCGGACCTTCTCAAGGACGGCATCCTCGCTTCCAGCAGCGAGAAAGGTGCCGTCTTCCTGCACTTTCCGGTGGAAGGCCGCGACCTGTTGTTTCCTCGCTTATTCGTCGGAGTCTGA
- a CDS encoding alcohol dehydrogenase catalytic domain-containing protein yields the protein MRAAIYHRPGEMLTIEQVAAPQATQRDLVIKVRCCGICGSDLHMADMHGPESGMAPLPVGTVMGHEFAGEIVEVGKDAGDFRVGERVTAMPFLACGVCVACQSGMGYRCARAVYSALGQERGAFAEYMRIGAAETFRLPAGVDDIRGAMVEPLAVALHGINAARLASGESVLIMGAGPVGLACAMWARYFGMRDVVVSDYVPERLVMAERMGATATVDAGKQDVVGTFKREAGKRPDVVIECVGLPGTQQLAMDYAPMGGRIVILGVCMAQDRFTPVKALTKELTISYAYMYRRQEFQLAIDLMDRERIDPSPMLTRTVGFDEFPATFEAMKRDKSACKVLLVP from the coding sequence ATGCGCGCCGCCATCTATCACCGCCCCGGCGAAATGCTCACCATCGAACAAGTCGCGGCGCCGCAAGCCACGCAGCGCGACCTCGTGATCAAGGTGCGCTGCTGCGGCATCTGCGGATCGGATCTGCACATGGCCGACATGCATGGCCCGGAAAGCGGCATGGCGCCGCTGCCGGTGGGCACGGTGATGGGCCACGAATTCGCCGGCGAGATAGTCGAAGTGGGCAAGGACGCCGGCGACTTCCGCGTCGGCGAGCGCGTCACCGCCATGCCGTTCCTGGCCTGCGGCGTGTGCGTGGCCTGTCAGAGCGGCATGGGCTATCGCTGCGCACGCGCGGTCTATTCGGCGCTCGGCCAGGAACGCGGCGCGTTCGCCGAGTACATGCGCATCGGCGCAGCCGAGACTTTCCGCCTGCCGGCCGGCGTCGATGACATCCGCGGCGCGATGGTCGAACCGCTGGCGGTGGCGCTGCATGGCATCAATGCCGCGCGGCTCGCGAGCGGCGAGTCGGTGCTGATCATGGGCGCGGGTCCGGTCGGCCTGGCCTGTGCGATGTGGGCGCGCTACTTCGGCATGCGCGACGTGGTGGTGTCGGACTACGTGCCCGAACGGCTCGTCATGGCCGAACGCATGGGCGCCACCGCCACCGTCGATGCCGGCAAGCAGGACGTGGTCGGCACCTTCAAGCGCGAAGCCGGCAAGCGACCCGACGTCGTCATCGAATGCGTGGGTCTGCCCGGCACCCAGCAACTGGCCATGGACTACGCGCCCATGGGCGGGCGCATCGTCATCCTCGGCGTGTGCATGGCGCAGGACAGGTTCACGCCGGTCAAGGCGCTGACCAAGGAACTCACCATCAGCTACGCCTACATGTACCGCCGCCAGGAATTCCAGCTCGCCATCGATCTCATGGACCGCGAGCGCATCGACCCCAGCCCGATGCTGACACGCACCGTCGGCTTCGATGAATTCCCGGCGACCTTCGAAGCCATGAAGCGCGACAAGAGCGCGTGCAAGGTGTTGCTGGTGCCGTGA
- a CDS encoding phytanoyl-CoA dioxygenase family protein, translated as MGLSQEQIDGYHRDGFLFPLKVLTTEQAAHYRSCLEGHEARAGQPLQGNLRHKTHLLFTWVDELAHHPAILDAVADVIGPNVLLWNTNFFIKEASNPGFVSWHQDSTYWGLDPDDVVTAWVALTDATPDNGYMQFLPGSHRIDQLPHLDTFHRDNLLSRGQEIAVEVDKSKAVGVTLRAGEMSLHHIKLVHGSAPNRSDDRRIGMALRYIPTHVRQTKLRDSAMLVRGVDEYHHFDDEARPQADLDEAALASHAQAMARQVKALYEGTDKQSFRP; from the coding sequence GTGGGCCTGTCGCAGGAACAGATCGACGGCTACCACCGCGACGGCTTTCTTTTTCCGCTCAAGGTGCTCACTACCGAGCAGGCGGCGCATTATCGATCCTGCCTCGAGGGTCATGAGGCACGCGCCGGGCAGCCTTTGCAGGGCAACCTGCGGCACAAGACCCATTTGCTGTTCACCTGGGTGGACGAGCTGGCGCATCACCCCGCCATCCTCGACGCGGTTGCCGATGTCATCGGCCCCAACGTCCTGCTGTGGAATACCAACTTCTTCATCAAGGAAGCGAGCAATCCCGGCTTCGTCTCGTGGCATCAGGACTCGACCTATTGGGGCCTGGATCCGGACGACGTCGTCACGGCGTGGGTGGCACTGACCGACGCCACGCCGGACAACGGCTACATGCAGTTCCTGCCGGGCAGTCACCGCATCGATCAATTGCCGCACCTCGATACCTTTCACCGCGACAACCTGTTGTCGCGCGGCCAGGAGATTGCCGTCGAAGTGGACAAGTCCAAGGCGGTCGGGGTGACGCTGCGCGCCGGGGAGATGTCGCTCCATCACATCAAGCTGGTGCACGGCTCCGCGCCCAATCGCAGCGATGACCGGCGTATCGGCATGGCACTTCGCTACATCCCCACCCACGTACGTCAGACCAAGCTGCGCGATTCGGCAATGCTGGTGCGGGGCGTCGATGAGTATCATCACTTCGATGACGAAGCGCGGCCGCAAGCGGACCTCGACGAAGCAGCCCTGGCGAGTCATGCACAGGCCATGGCGCGCCAGGTAAAGGCGCTGTACGAGGGCACCGACAAACAGTCATTTCGACCTTGA
- a CDS encoding CoA transferase — protein MILEGLRVLDFTQYLAGPTVTRLMAEMGAEIIKIERAPSGDPSRGLPAIKNGRSGYFVQQNLGKQSVCLDMDSAETDTIVRDLVKQVDVVVENFGPGVMEKRGWDYASLKAINPRVLMASISAFGRNSPLSHRTGFDLIAQAFAGIMAVTGPRGGSPHPAGLGMADVGSGVHAFASIGYALYHRERTGRGQWMDISMIDCLFHMHEMGVQAPQVTDGAFRPGPMGNHHPLVCPCGVYKGPQGYLALLVLQPQWKNLCQAMGRPELETDPRYAQPPERAQHQEELVKLIEAWMASFADDVALLDHLEKFRVPSGPVINPADAASHPYFLGRGTLRECEDRVLGRLMLPGFPLRFSEQAQYPARVAPLLGEHNEAVLGGLLGYGRARLDALRDAKVMMSGAT, from the coding sequence ATGATTCTCGAAGGCTTACGTGTACTCGACTTCACCCAATACCTGGCCGGCCCGACCGTCACGCGCCTGATGGCGGAGATGGGCGCCGAGATCATCAAGATAGAACGCGCGCCGTCGGGCGACCCGTCGCGCGGCCTGCCCGCCATCAAGAACGGCCGCAGCGGCTATTTCGTGCAGCAGAATCTCGGCAAGCAGAGCGTGTGCCTGGACATGGACAGCGCCGAGACCGATACCATCGTGCGTGATCTCGTCAAGCAGGTCGACGTGGTGGTGGAGAACTTCGGCCCGGGCGTGATGGAAAAACGCGGCTGGGATTACGCCTCGCTGAAAGCCATTAATCCACGCGTGCTGATGGCGTCGATTTCAGCCTTTGGCCGCAACAGTCCCTTGTCCCATCGCACCGGTTTCGATCTCATCGCCCAGGCCTTCGCCGGCATCATGGCGGTCACCGGTCCGCGCGGCGGTTCGCCGCATCCGGCCGGTCTCGGCATGGCCGATGTCGGCTCCGGTGTGCACGCCTTTGCGTCCATCGGCTACGCGCTCTATCACCGCGAACGTACCGGGCGTGGCCAGTGGATGGATATCTCGATGATCGACTGCCTGTTCCACATGCACGAGATGGGCGTGCAGGCGCCGCAGGTCACCGACGGCGCGTTTCGGCCCGGCCCGATGGGCAACCATCATCCCTTGGTGTGTCCTTGCGGGGTATACAAAGGGCCGCAGGGCTATCTCGCGCTGCTGGTGCTGCAACCGCAGTGGAAGAACCTGTGCCAGGCCATGGGGCGGCCGGAACTCGAAACCGATCCGCGTTACGCGCAGCCGCCGGAACGCGCCCAGCACCAGGAGGAACTGGTGAAGTTGATCGAAGCGTGGATGGCGAGCTTTGCCGATGACGTCGCCTTGCTCGATCACCTGGAAAAATTCCGCGTGCCGAGCGGGCCGGTGATCAATCCCGCCGACGCCGCGAGTCATCCCTATTTCCTGGGCCGCGGCACCTTGCGCGAATGCGAAGACCGCGTGCTTGGCAGGCTCATGCTGCCGGGCTTTCCGCTGCGCTTCTCGGAGCAGGCGCAATACCCGGCGCGCGTCGCGCCCTTGCTCGGTGAGCACAACGAAGCGGTGCTGGGCGGCTTGCTCGGCTATGGGCGCGCCAGGCTCGATGCGCTGCGCGATGCGAAGGTGATGATGTCCGGGGCCACTTAA